ttattactgatctttctattcaggtcctctcctatccaaatcagtgcatggttgctaaggtaatttagatcctagcaatcagattgctgaaattgcaaaccggcaaactgctgtataaaaagctaaataattcaaaaaataataaaaaatgaaaaccaattgcaaattgtcacagaatatccctctctacatcatactttaaGGCAGCCAGTCAGACACTATTTACATGTATCGTCTCTCATGCACCAAAGCAATGCATGACTTGGGCCAGCTCTTACTTTGAGGCACTCCAAAAACAGCTTCATGCCATTGTAGTTAAGGAACATCTCACAGTTGTCTGGAGTTTCGTCAGTAATATTCCACAAGGCGCTCCAGGAGAACTCCATCACCTGATCGCACTGTCACGACGAAACATGAAGAGGGGGGGGTATTTACTGGGGCACCATTAACCATACTACATCTTAAACCTGTACTTGCTGCTGGAATCCATTGCAATCATCTCCTGTTCTGTTTATGCCTGACATGTTCCATTACTCACCATCTTATCCTGCAGTTTCTTCTGTATTAGTTTAAGCATTGTCTGTGGCAGAGAGGAAACAGGGTTATCCTTGTTGGTTACGCCCCGTATATACTGGGCTCAGATCTACAATAACAAGGGCACTTATTAGTGCATGTACTTACCATGACAAAGCCCATCTTGCCAACAGCCTCCTTATGGTCATTGTCCACCTGGCAGACCAAGGCGTTGCAGAGATGCACAGCAATGCGCTGGATGGACTCATCCTGCCTCGTAGGGATCAGTATGTTGAGCAGCAGTTCATTGACCCTTTGGTATTGGAACTCTAGTTCTTCCGGGATGCTGAAATTGCACAGGGTGAGGCAACAGTTTCTCTGCACCTAAACAGGAACCAGGAGACTTAAATCCTCTTCTCAGACAGTGGCTATAGTTAAGGGAATAGTGGAATAGAAGTATTATCATATGCCTCACCGTCACTTCCTGATATGACTCCATGCCGTTTAGCACGACTTGGATGACCTGCTGTCTTAAGCGGACGCTTTGCTCGCTGCGGTAATCGGAGTTTGTCAGGTAGAAAAGGGCGGCACTCCCTGTCACCTGGATGGTTTTGTCGTACTTGTGACACTTCAGAGCAGCGATGACCAACTACAAACAGGACACTTATCAACTGGCTGAAAGCACAAGCCACAGCATGGTACACTCCTCAATATTCACACTGTGAGTATCACATGCAATAATTACCTGCAGGGCTCTTAGTGGCTGGTGACATCGCTCAATACGGGCAATGTCAAAGAGCAGATTGATAGCACGGGAGGTAATCTCAGGACGATGCTCTGTGTAGGCCTCTATTGCATTCAGGACTTGCTCTTCATTCTTGTCCCCGCTCACCTGTGAAACGGTACATAATGTAAGATGAAGGGCATTATTATACCAAGGGATGATCTatggcatagttttatgggatctcgctgtacaggctatgagtaaacttagggggctgttccctgctgaattgtgattagtacaggggaatatttatgctgccatagttttatggtgtctctctgtacaggctatgagcaaatttaggggactgttcctgctgaattgtgcttagtacaggggaatacctatgctgcaatagttttatggtatctctctgtacaggctatgagtaaatttggggggctgttcctgctgaattgtgcttagtacagaggaatacctatgctgccatagttttatgagatctctctgtacaggctatgagcaaacttaggggactgttcctgctgaattgtgattagtacGGGTGAATACCTGCCCATTTTTGCTGCTCATTCTCCCAGTTATGTCATACCAGCCCTCTTAATTTAACAGAAAGACAATAGCAGATGGTAGTGGCCAACTCGCCTGTGACAAAACCATCTTTGGTTTATTTTAAGGCTGTACATCAAGAACATGCAAGCTCGGGAAGCTGAGTAATAAACAACTATATAGAAGCTAAGGGCAACAAAGCACACAGCCTCTATAAGGATAGATTTACCTGTTGATCTCTTCATTACAAATGCAAAGTAAAACTTGTCAATGAATGTACAATGAACATTTAAAGAGCAATCAGAATCCATTTACCTTGTAGGCTGGGATGTGTGTCAGATGACACAGAGATGTTTCAAACAAGCCCAAGAACTGCAGGGGCCTTTTCATTGCACGGAAGGGACTGATGCTGCTTTTTGTGGGATTGTTGCTACATTGAGAAATTAGACGGAAAGGCAAACAGATGATCCTAAATATCACAAAGAGAATCCACTGTATTCTGTGCTCTAGTTTATCACAGGGACACAGAAGTAAAAGGGGACATTGAAAGATTGGTTTATATTCACTCTACACATGATTGTTGCCTCTACTGAACTACAGAATTTCTGACCAGTTGCCCTTTGACAGGTTTTCACAATTGTGCTGGGGTAACCTTTCCTCTTTAGacgtttctgttttgttttcgTTTCTTAACTCCAAGCCATTGGCGTTGTACCCTAGTTGTGCTTGTGTTCCGTAAATGTCATTATTACATGAGGCTTATAGATGTTTTGTTTCGACATGGTTTATACTCACTGTGCCTGACACTGAGATGCCTACCGTTACTGCTTCAAATGGTGTGGAGACTTAGGTTCAAGCGCCTGATCGTATGGACGCTTTGCTAATAATGAGATTATAATTTCAGTGCAATGGCCATAATTTTATAGGTATCCAGTGTagcaaataaacactcacctaAGATCtttccctaactggccttcaggctgggcccccttagctcataacaaggttacagatatatagaaacatctgggtaacagtcaccctgctacagttccaggggtacccaggtcacaaataagcactcaccccaaatctccccctaactggccttcaggctgggtccccttagctcataacaaggttaccgatatatagaaacatctgggtaacagtcaccctgctatagttccaggggtaccaggaaacaaataagcactcatcccaaatctccgactaactggccttcaggctgggcccccttagctcataacaagtttacagatatatagaaacattgggctaacagtcaccctgctatagttctaaggacacaaataagcactcaccccaaatctccccctaactggccttcaggctgggccccttagctcataacaatgttacagatatatagaaacattggggtaacagtcaccctgctatagttccaggcatACCCAGgatggcacaaataagcactaaccccaaatctcaccctaactagccttcaggctgggcccctttaactcattaacaaggttacagatataaagaaacattggggtaacaagtcaccatgctatagttccaggggtacccagggcacaaataatcacacCCTCCTTGCTCAGCTTTCATGATAAGCAACCTCAACCACTGCTTAGGGAATTCTCCCACAGTCTCATAGCTACTGTTCGAATACCTGGGAGGTCCGAGCTCCTCATCCATTTTCGAGACAGCACAATTCTCCAGGGTCAGGTGCCCAGAGATATCCAAAGAAACAAGCTCGTCGAGATTTTGTACAAACAGGCACAGAACTTTGCGGGTCAGCTTGAATTTGTAGTAGCTGGAATGCTTGTCACGGGAGATATCCAGATGCCTGTAGGAATAGAGGGAAAGCTGAGAGCACAGATTTGTATAGGAATGTATATTCCATCAGAACAATCCATTATCACAGAAATCTGGGGCCACTGAAGCCTTTAAGACAAGATTCTACTCTGGCTCTATTGGCTAATACACATGGAAGATGTGAAGCAATTGCTCAGTGCAAAATGAATGCTCAGCGGGTCAGGTAGGGTATGGGTTGGGAGCGGGTAGGATAGGGTCACTAGTTGAATGAAAAACTGTGGTGCTTTAACCATCATTACCAAACCTGAAATATGCTGCATATACTGTCTATCTGGGTTCTGCACTTGTCTCACTGTAACTCTTGTAGGCTGAGTAAATAGCCTCATCTGAcaaagacttaaaggaattgttcagtgtaaaaataaaaactgggtaaatagataggctgtgcaatataaaaaatgtttctaatatagtcagttagccaaaaatgtaatgtataaaggctggagtgatttcatgtataacaagtcagtcagagcactacttcctgcttttcagctctcttggtttaactgactggttgccctggctaccagacagtaaccaatcagagacttgaggggggaccacatgggtcatttctgttgcttttgaatctgagctgaatgctgaggatcaattacaaactcactgaacagaaatgtaccatgtggccccccttcaagtcgctgactaactcagagttatagagctgaaaagcaggaagttggattctggctgttttattagacatctgttcactccagcctttatacattacatttttggctaactaactatattagaaacattttttattttgcacagcttctctatttacccagtttttattttcacactgaactattcctttaaggtgtgGAAACAAAAAATGTTGATCATGTGTCTCACTAAAACCTGTTTCAGCCACTTGCCAGTGACGGAAATGCAAAAAGGTACAGAAAGCCTTGCCATTAAGATGTAAGAATATTAAAActggaaacttaaagggattctgttatgatttttatggtgttattcttatttctaaatcacactgtttacacaacaaataactcactctaccatataaagtttcattcctgaaccaataagtgtattttttagttgtaatattggtgtgtaagtgccatctcaggtcattttgcctggtcatatgttttcagaaagagccagtgctacactatggaactgctttctggcaggctatggtttctcctactcaatgtaactaaaggtgtcgcagtgggacatggatttttactattgggcGTTCTTCTTCTATactattagatctaccagggagctgttatttgattaccttcccattgttctgttgttaggctgctgggggggttatatcagtaaagagtgactgaagtttatcagaacacaagtcacatgactgagggctcctgggaaactgacaatatgtctagccccatcactgagggctcctgggaaactgacaatatgtctagccccatgtcagattttaaaattaaatattaaaaaatcagtttactcttttgaaaaatggatttcagtgcagaagtctgctggagctgcactattaactgtatggatgcaccgaatccagaatcaacaggattcggccgaatccttgtgcctggccgaaccgaatcctaatttgcataagcaaatttgcataagcaaattttccactttttcctttcccgtccctaatttgcatatcacaTCTGTGGATGGCAACAAAGAGCCTAGTTATTTATTGCTAGTTATTTATGCTGGTACAGAAGACCTGCCAGTACATGGTTACGGAAAGCCTTGGCTCTAAAGAACCGCTTCTGCCCAAAGATGATTTACTTCAGTTTGTGTAGCTGCACTATGACCCGGATGTGTTCCTCAGACAGGTCCATATTGTACAAGACTAGAGACACCAGACTGTCCTTCCACTGTGTAAGGAAGCCAATATCATTCAGCTGGATTCCAGAGAGGTTCAGGGCTTTCAAGCAGATGAGGGGGCACAGCATCTGTTCCACATCCACCACTTTGGTGATGCACCCGAGGTTGAGGAAGCGCAGGTGCTGGAATCCTTGGAATGTAAAGTCCCTGACAAGGACCTGCCTAGTGGGGTTTACCAAGCGGTCAGTCTCATCATAACCCCCCAGGCTCTCCTCCTCATAGAATATGTTGCTACATCCAAAAAGGCTGAGGGACACGAGGGTTTGGCGGAAGTTTGCCAGTGTCTGTAAGCTCTTTGCCGTTAGCCTTTCACAGTTAGTAAGGTAGAGCTCAACCAGGTCCTGCAAGGTAAATGAAAAAGCCTCAGGTTGCTGTTTTTTATCCGGACCTGAGTCAGTACAAGTAATACGGCCACTGGGTTCTCAGCCATGtaaataaaaatttcat
This Xenopus laevis strain J_2021 chromosome 8S, Xenopus_laevis_v10.1, whole genome shotgun sequence DNA region includes the following protein-coding sequences:
- the zer1.S gene encoding zyg-11 related, cell cycle regulator S homeolog, yielding MASDSPDSLLSICTDFCLRNLKGTLCYLLDNEILRLHPDIFLPSEICDRLVNEYIELVNADSSFEPHDSFFTLFSEPQSTRLTRLHLREDIVQDHDLEALRKQDLVELYLTNCERLTAKSLQTLANFRQTLVSLSLFGCSNIFYEEESLGGYDETDRLVNPTRQVLVRDFTFQGFQHLRFLNLGCITKVVDVEQMLCPLICLKALNLSGIQLNDIGFLTQWKDSLVSLVLYNMDLSEEHIRVIVQLHKLKHLDISRDKHSSYYKFKLTRKVLCLFVQNLDELVSLDISGHLTLENCAVSKMDEELGPPSNNPTKSSISPFRAMKRPLQFLGLFETSLCHLTHIPAYKVSGDKNEEQVLNAIEAYTEHRPEITSRAINLLFDIARIERCHQPLRALQLVIAALKCHKYDKTIQVTGSAALFYLTNSDYRSEQSVRLRQQVIQVVLNGMESYQEVTVQRNCCLTLCNFSIPEELEFQYQRVNELLLNILIPTRQDESIQRIAVHLCNALVCQVDNDHKEAVGKMGFVMTMLKLIQKKLQDKMCDQVMEFSWSALWNITDETPDNCEMFLNYNGMKLFLECLKEFPEKQELHRNMLGLLGNVAEVRELRPQLMTSQFITVFSNLLDSKADGIEVSYNACGVLSHIMFDGPQAWFNAEPTRQEVHERMWSAICSWDISSRRNINYRSFEPILRLLPQSVSPVSQHWATWALYNLVSVYPEKYCPLLIKEGGLPLLTDLINMHSAHEETKDMARKVLEHCGNYNEDTMDTSL